AGGTTCAGGTATGGGACAATTTATAACAACTATGGCAAAAAACAACCCTGACATAAATTTTGTTGCAATCGAACGAGAAAAAAATGTGATGGTTAAAATTTTAGACAAAGTGCTACAGCAAGAACTTAAAAATATAAAATTGATATGTAACGATGCAGGAGAATTAACAGACTTCTTTAAGTCTAGTGAAGTAACGCGTATCTTTTTAAACTTTTCAGACCCTTGGCCTAAAAGAAGACATACAAAAAGAAGATTAACTTATTCTACTTTCTTAAGTTTGTATAAGACAATTTTAATAGAAGATGGAGAAATCCATTTTAAAACAGATAATAGAGGCTTGTTTGCATACAGTTTAGAGAGCATGTCTCAATTTGGTATGTACTTCACTAAAATTAATTTAAATTTACACCAAGAGGACCAAGAAGGTAATATCGAAACTGAGTATGAAAGAAAATTTTCTGATAAAGGCTCCCGTATATATAGAATGGAAGCTAGATTTCATAAATAAGCACGAGTCAGAGACATAAATATTTTTGGCTAAACCGTAAACGTCAATTGCTAATGAAATAATTTAGCAATTGACGTTTTCTTTGTTTTTATGAAATGTATAGCTCGTTATGTTACACACTTTCTTATGAGTAATGGCAATGAGTCAAAATTAATGCTAGATTTGTCTCTGTTTATTCATTGAATAGGACTTCAAGTGAAATTTAAAACAGCCGTTATATTATGAGGGAAACGAGCTATATGCTCCTTTAGGAAAATGAGATCAATCATACTAGTTGTTAATTAGGAATGTAGTTCCTAAAAGAATTCAAACTAATTTTATGGCTTTAATTTGAATCATCAACTCAGACGCTTCAATATCTAAAAATGTAAATTATATATATAAATGCGTATAATGTAATTATATAGAAATTTATAATAGGAGGCTAAATATGAAATTAGGTCATTTTAATATTCACCAATTAAACGGGGGTATTACCAATATAGATGGTGGTGCTATGTTCGGTGTAGTACCCAAACCTTTATGGACCAAAAAATACAATGTGAATAATAAAAAT
The genomic region above belongs to Staphylococcus durrellii and contains:
- the trmB gene encoding tRNA (guanosine(46)-N7)-methyltransferase TrmB encodes the protein MRMRYKPWAEDYLKSYPNIVDIDGSHNGKITQWFDNEQPIYIEVGSGMGQFITTMAKNNPDINFVAIEREKNVMVKILDKVLQQELKNIKLICNDAGELTDFFKSSEVTRIFLNFSDPWPKRRHTKRRLTYSTFLSLYKTILIEDGEIHFKTDNRGLFAYSLESMSQFGMYFTKINLNLHQEDQEGNIETEYERKFSDKGSRIYRMEARFHK